A region from the Panicum hallii strain FIL2 chromosome 1, PHallii_v3.1, whole genome shotgun sequence genome encodes:
- the LOC112875230 gene encoding DAR GTPase 2, mitochondrial isoform X1 produces the protein MAAAAAETALRRLGAAVRGLSGAWYGRHMAAAERAIRTRLPLVDLVLEVRDARVPASSAFESLRRRGPLEPDGRRFVVLNKADLADPSETEKWTAYMKKQRTCPCIAVNSHNRESIKELLNVVRSRIREIKHGERDCTGTVLLVGIPNVGKSAIVNAMHQIGRIGAADKGKLKHAIVSSHPGETRDISGYKVASHPNIYVLDTPGVLSPRFANDDSGPRLALTGAIKGSLLDEYDIAQFLLAVVNSREGYRSWENLNQAGDTSSSGNANTSRSHSKKRQYVSDHSQDFIVKAVHQVLFETISSFKGDLGKEDELRRLVDRQFISLQEAFKVSTESSEDVGKSIALKLLNLYSTGRLGHYTLDHVPDVRQEVAA, from the exons atggcggcggccgcggcggagacCGCGTTGCGCCGCCTGGGTGCGGCCGTGCGTGGGCTCTCCGGCGCATGGTACGGGCGCCACATGGCCGCGGCCGAGCGCGCCATCCGCACCCGCCTCCCCCTAGTCGACCTCGTCCTCGAGGTCCGCGACGCTCGCGTACCCGCCTCCTCGGCGTTCGAgtctctccgccgccgcgggccccTGGAGCCCGATGGACGCCGGTTCGTCGTGCTCAACAAGGCCGACCTGGCTGACCCGTCCGAGACTGAG AAGTGGACGGCGTACATGAAGAAGCAGAGAACGTGCCCGTGCATCGCGGTCAATTCACACAACAGGGAAAGCATCAAGGAG CTGTTGAATGTTGTGCGGTCGAGGATCAGGGAGATCAAGCATGGAGAGAGAGATTGCACTGGAACTGTCCTCCTGGTTGGAATTCCTAATGTTGGGAAGTCAGCCATCGTTAACGCAATGCATCAAATTGGGAGGATTGGAGCAGCAG ATAAGGGAAAGCTCAAGCATGCGATTGTGAGCAGCCATCCTGGAGAAACTAGAGACATAAGTGGATACAAG GTTGCTAGTCATCCAAATATATATGTGTTAGACACTCCTGGTGTTCTATCGCCGagatttgcaaatgatgattcTGGTCCCAGACTAGCTTTGACAG GAGCAATCAAGGGATCCTTGTTAGATGAGTATGATATTGCACAGTTTCTTCTTGCAGTCGTGAACTCGAGAGAGGGATATAGGAGTTGGGAGAACCTAAATCAAGCAGGGGATACCTCTTCTAGTGGTAATGCAAATACCTCCAGGAGCCACAGCAAGAAAAGGCAATATGTTTCAGATCATAGTCAG GATTTCATCGTGAAGGCGGTGCACCAAGTGCTTTTTGAGACTATATCATCCTTTAAGGGCGATCTTGGAAAGGAAGATGAACTCAGAAGATTAGTAGACCGCCAATTTATATCCTTACAGGAGGCTTTCAAAGTTTCCACTGAATCAAGTGAGGATGTGGGCAAATCTATAGCTCTGAAACTGCTCAATCTCTATTCGACTGGAAGGCTTGGCCATTATACCTTAGACCATGTGCCAGATGTTAGGCAGGAAGTTGCTGCATAA
- the LOC112875230 gene encoding DAR GTPase 2, mitochondrial isoform X2 has translation MAAAAAETALRRLGAAVRGLSGAWYGRHMAAAERAIRTRLPLVDLVLEVRDARVPASSAFESLRRRGPLEPDGRRFVVLNKADLADPSETEKWTAYMKKQRTCPCIAVNSHNRESIKELLNVVRSRIREIKHGERDCTGTVLLVGIPNVGKSAIVNAMHQIGRIGAADKGKLKHAIVSSHPGETRDISGYKVASHPNIYVLDTPGVLSPRFANDDSGPRLALTGAIKGSLLDEYDIAQFLLAVVNSREGYRSWENLNQAGDTSSSGNANTSRSHSKKRQYVSDHSQDFIVKAVHQVLFETISSFKGDLGKEDELRRLVDRQFISLQEAFKVSTESSTQQS, from the exons atggcggcggccgcggcggagacCGCGTTGCGCCGCCTGGGTGCGGCCGTGCGTGGGCTCTCCGGCGCATGGTACGGGCGCCACATGGCCGCGGCCGAGCGCGCCATCCGCACCCGCCTCCCCCTAGTCGACCTCGTCCTCGAGGTCCGCGACGCTCGCGTACCCGCCTCCTCGGCGTTCGAgtctctccgccgccgcgggccccTGGAGCCCGATGGACGCCGGTTCGTCGTGCTCAACAAGGCCGACCTGGCTGACCCGTCCGAGACTGAG AAGTGGACGGCGTACATGAAGAAGCAGAGAACGTGCCCGTGCATCGCGGTCAATTCACACAACAGGGAAAGCATCAAGGAG CTGTTGAATGTTGTGCGGTCGAGGATCAGGGAGATCAAGCATGGAGAGAGAGATTGCACTGGAACTGTCCTCCTGGTTGGAATTCCTAATGTTGGGAAGTCAGCCATCGTTAACGCAATGCATCAAATTGGGAGGATTGGAGCAGCAG ATAAGGGAAAGCTCAAGCATGCGATTGTGAGCAGCCATCCTGGAGAAACTAGAGACATAAGTGGATACAAG GTTGCTAGTCATCCAAATATATATGTGTTAGACACTCCTGGTGTTCTATCGCCGagatttgcaaatgatgattcTGGTCCCAGACTAGCTTTGACAG GAGCAATCAAGGGATCCTTGTTAGATGAGTATGATATTGCACAGTTTCTTCTTGCAGTCGTGAACTCGAGAGAGGGATATAGGAGTTGGGAGAACCTAAATCAAGCAGGGGATACCTCTTCTAGTGGTAATGCAAATACCTCCAGGAGCCACAGCAAGAAAAGGCAATATGTTTCAGATCATAGTCAG GATTTCATCGTGAAGGCGGTGCACCAAGTGCTTTTTGAGACTATATCATCCTTTAAGGGCGATCTTGGAAAGGAAGATGAACTCAGAAGATTAGTAGACCGCCAATTTATATCCTTACAGGAGGCTTTCAAAGTTTCCACTGAATCAA GCACCCAGCAGAGCTAG